One Luoshenia tenuis DNA window includes the following coding sequences:
- the rfbB gene encoding dTDP-glucose 4,6-dehydratase, with product MKTYLVTGGAGFIGSNFIEFLFEKYGDGVRVVNYDKLTYAGNLENLKGVENRPGYRFVQGDVCDAQALGALFAQEDFDYVVHFAAESHVDRSIVDPEIFARTNVLGTLTLLNTAKAAWQQGEGFKPGKRYLQVSTDEVYGSLGAEGYFTENTPLDPRSPYSASKAGADLLVRAYAETFHMPVNITRCSNNYGPYQFPEKLIPLLINNCLAHKNLPVYGDGMNIRDWLYVKDHCKAIDRVLEAGRPGEVYNIGGHNERTNIHIVKTVIEYLHENKDPSITDALITYVADRKGHDRRYAIDPEKITRELGWVPETPYEEGIKLTIKWYLDNRQWMERVTSGAYQQYYERMYAAR from the coding sequence ATGAAGACCTATCTTGTCACCGGCGGCGCCGGGTTTATCGGTTCGAACTTTATCGAGTTCCTCTTTGAAAAGTACGGGGACGGCGTGCGCGTCGTCAATTACGATAAGCTGACCTACGCGGGCAACCTGGAAAACCTTAAAGGGGTGGAAAATCGCCCGGGTTACCGCTTTGTGCAGGGGGATGTGTGCGATGCGCAGGCGCTGGGCGCCCTTTTTGCGCAGGAGGATTTTGACTACGTGGTGCACTTTGCGGCCGAATCCCATGTGGACCGGTCCATCGTAGACCCGGAGATATTTGCCCGCACCAACGTACTGGGGACGCTGACGCTGCTGAATACCGCCAAGGCGGCCTGGCAGCAGGGGGAGGGCTTTAAGCCTGGCAAGCGCTATCTCCAGGTCTCTACAGACGAGGTGTACGGCTCCCTGGGGGCGGAAGGGTACTTTACGGAGAATACCCCCCTGGACCCGCGCAGCCCTTACTCGGCCAGTAAAGCGGGCGCGGACCTGCTGGTGCGGGCCTATGCGGAAACCTTCCATATGCCGGTGAATATCACGAGATGTTCAAACAATTACGGCCCCTATCAGTTCCCGGAAAAGCTGATCCCGCTGCTGATCAATAACTGCCTGGCGCATAAAAATCTGCCGGTCTACGGGGATGGGATGAATATCCGGGATTGGCTGTATGTTAAAGACCATTGCAAGGCCATCGACCGGGTATTGGAAGCGGGCCGCCCGGGCGAGGTATACAACATCGGCGGGCATAACGAGCGCACCAATATCCATATCGTCAAGACCGTGATCGAATATCTGCATGAAAACAAGGACCCCAGCATTACCGATGCGCTGATCACCTACGTGGCGGATCGCAAGGGACATGACAGGCGGTATGCCATCGACCCGGAAAAGATCACCCGCGAGCTGGGCTGGGTGCCGGAAACGCCCTATGAGGAGGGCATCAAGCTGACCATAAAATGGTACCTTGATAACCGCCAGTGGATGGAGCGGGTGACCAGCGGCGCCTATCAGCAGTATTATGAGCGGATGTATGCCGCGCGGTAA
- a CDS encoding aldo/keto reductase — MRFKELGKSGIKVSNIAIGCWAIGGDKFWGGNEEKQSIEALQAAVDNGITLIDTAPGYGSGVSEQIVGKAMKGRRDKVVLATKVGIPIGPDADGACHSDYEVIMRQVDESLERLQTDYIDIYQIHWPDFLTPVDETMAAMAKLKEQGKIRAIGVSNYDEAMLAAALDCVQIDCIQPQFSLLHTVNQPIMEFGAPQGVGVLSYGSLGSGILTGKYKEIPTFKDGDARTEMYGPLFQEPMWSKIQQLLVVLREIAEAHNVPVGQVAINWTAQHPLVSSALVGARTAAQAEQNAAAGEWDLTDAEIARINEAHTQIFGGGLLGKRAVWSGTRAKKYKRG; from the coding sequence ATGCGTTTTAAAGAATTGGGGAAATCGGGGATCAAGGTATCCAACATCGCCATCGGCTGCTGGGCCATCGGCGGAGACAAATTCTGGGGCGGCAATGAGGAGAAACAGTCCATCGAGGCGCTGCAGGCCGCGGTAGATAACGGCATCACGCTGATCGACACTGCGCCGGGTTATGGCAGCGGCGTCAGCGAGCAGATCGTAGGCAAGGCCATGAAGGGCCGGCGCGACAAGGTCGTATTGGCCACGAAGGTGGGTATTCCCATCGGTCCGGATGCGGACGGCGCCTGCCATAGCGATTACGAGGTGATCATGCGCCAGGTGGATGAATCCCTGGAGCGGCTGCAGACCGACTATATCGATATCTATCAGATCCACTGGCCGGACTTCCTGACGCCGGTAGATGAGACCATGGCGGCGATGGCCAAGCTCAAAGAGCAGGGCAAGATCCGCGCCATCGGCGTATCCAACTACGACGAGGCCATGCTGGCCGCGGCGCTGGACTGTGTGCAGATCGACTGCATCCAGCCCCAGTTCTCCCTGCTGCACACGGTGAACCAGCCCATTATGGAGTTTGGCGCGCCGCAGGGCGTGGGCGTGCTCAGCTACGGCTCCTTAGGCAGCGGTATTTTGACGGGCAAGTATAAAGAGATCCCCACCTTTAAGGATGGAGACGCCCGCACAGAGATGTATGGCCCGCTGTTCCAAGAGCCCATGTGGAGCAAGATCCAGCAGCTGCTGGTCGTGCTGCGCGAGATCGCCGAGGCGCACAATGTGCCGGTAGGCCAGGTGGCCATTAACTGGACGGCGCAGCATCCGCTGGTATCCTCCGCGCTGGTGGGCGCGCGCACCGCGGCCCAGGCTGAGCAGAACGCGGCGGCGGGCGAATGGGATCTGACCGATGCGGAGATCGCGCGCATCAATGAGGCCCATACCCAGATCTTCGGCGGCGGGCTGCTGGGCAAGCGCGCCGTATGGAGCGGCACGCGGGCCAAGAAGTATAAAAGGGGCTAA
- a CDS encoding MATE family efflux transporter produces the protein MPSETLVPQQKLFSRQMLRKLIVPLIIEQFLAMAVGMADTVMVTSAGEAAVSGISLVDSINILLIQIFSALATGGAVVVSQYLGRQEHKNARTAAKQLIYTSTLLSLILMALALVFQKGILQLVFGSIEADVMENALTYFWLSAISYPFLAIYNSIAALYRSMGNSKVSMLTSLLMNVVNIGGNAILIFGCGWGVAGAATASLVSRALAAGVMLVLIRNHDNMIYVDGLLHFEYKPQMVKSIMKVGIPNGLENGMFQIGKLMVQGLIALFGTSAIAANAIVNSVTSVINVPGLAIGLAMITVIGQCVGADAYDQAVYYTRRLMGLIYAAMAAMNLIIFALAYPLVGMFNLSPEATTLAIQILQIFCVVNALLWPIAFPFANVLRAAGDAKFTMVASVISMWIFRIGFSYILAQGFNMGLQGVWYAMYIDWAVRAIIFWFRYKSGRWKTKRVI, from the coding sequence ATGCCCAGCGAAACCCTTGTCCCCCAACAAAAGCTCTTTTCCCGGCAGATGCTGCGCAAGCTCATCGTGCCGCTGATCATCGAACAGTTTCTGGCTATGGCCGTAGGTATGGCCGATACCGTTATGGTCACCTCCGCAGGCGAGGCCGCGGTTTCCGGTATATCGTTGGTGGATTCCATTAATATTCTGCTGATCCAGATCTTTTCAGCGCTGGCCACCGGCGGAGCGGTGGTGGTTTCCCAGTACCTGGGCCGGCAGGAGCATAAAAACGCGCGCACTGCTGCCAAGCAGCTGATCTATACCTCCACGCTGCTCTCGCTGATTCTCATGGCATTGGCGTTGGTCTTTCAAAAAGGCATCTTGCAGCTGGTATTTGGCAGCATTGAAGCTGACGTAATGGAAAACGCGTTGACCTATTTCTGGCTTTCCGCCATTTCTTATCCGTTTTTAGCGATTTATAACTCTATCGCCGCGCTGTACCGCTCCATGGGCAACAGCAAGGTCTCCATGCTGACCAGCCTGCTGATGAACGTGGTCAACATCGGCGGCAACGCCATCCTAATCTTTGGGTGCGGCTGGGGCGTTGCGGGCGCAGCCACCGCCTCACTGGTTTCCCGTGCGCTGGCCGCTGGGGTCATGCTGGTTTTGATCCGCAACCACGATAACATGATCTATGTGGACGGTCTGCTGCACTTTGAGTATAAGCCGCAGATGGTCAAAAGCATTATGAAGGTCGGCATCCCTAACGGGCTGGAAAACGGTATGTTCCAAATTGGCAAGCTGATGGTGCAGGGATTGATCGCCCTGTTCGGCACTTCGGCCATTGCGGCAAACGCCATTGTCAACAGCGTCACCTCCGTCATCAACGTGCCCGGCCTGGCGATCGGCCTGGCGATGATCACCGTCATCGGCCAATGTGTGGGGGCGGATGCGTACGACCAGGCGGTGTATTATACTCGCCGGTTGATGGGGCTGATCTACGCGGCCATGGCCGCCATGAACCTGATCATCTTTGCGCTGGCCTATCCGCTGGTGGGCATGTTTAACCTGAGCCCGGAGGCCACCACGCTGGCCATACAGATTTTACAGATATTCTGCGTGGTCAACGCCTTGCTGTGGCCCATCGCCTTCCCCTTTGCCAACGTTCTGCGCGCCGCAGGGGATGCCAAGTTTACCATGGTCGCCTCGGTCATTTCTATGTGGATCTTCCGCATCGGCTTTAGTTATATCCTGGCGCAGGGCTTTAACATGGGTTTGCAGGGCGTGTGGTACGCCATGTACATCGACTGGGCGGTGCGTGCCATCATCTTCTGGTTCCGCTATAAGAGCGGCCGTTGGAAGACCAAGCGCGTGATCTAA
- the rfbC gene encoding dTDP-4-dehydrorhamnose 3,5-epimerase: MAFEFEHLDIPGLVIVHPQVFGDARGCFEETFREDVFAQHGIKGLCQDNESKSTTKGVLRGLHFQTRHTQAKLVRCIIGAVYDVAVDLRRGSPTYGQWRGVELTAENHTMFYVPEGFAHGFMVTSDEAVFAYKCSDYYAPEFEGGILWNDPDIGVQWPLDVAPMLSPKDQALPRLRQVKDELPFVYQG; this comes from the coding sequence ATGGCTTTTGAATTTGAACATTTGGATATCCCGGGTCTGGTCATCGTACACCCGCAGGTGTTCGGGGACGCGCGGGGATGTTTTGAGGAGACCTTCCGGGAGGATGTCTTTGCCCAGCACGGCATCAAGGGCCTGTGCCAGGACAATGAGTCCAAATCCACCACAAAGGGCGTGCTGCGGGGCCTGCACTTTCAGACCCGGCATACCCAAGCTAAGCTGGTGCGCTGCATCATCGGCGCGGTATACGATGTGGCGGTGGACCTGCGCAGGGGATCGCCCACGTACGGCCAGTGGCGCGGCGTGGAACTGACGGCGGAAAACCACACCATGTTTTACGTACCCGAGGGGTTTGCCCACGGATTTATGGTGACAAGTGATGAGGCGGTGTTCGCCTATAAGTGCTCGGATTATTACGCGCCGGAGTTTGAGGGCGGCATCCTCTGGAACGATCCGGATATCGGGGTACAGTGGCCGCTGGACGTTGCGCCCATGCTATCCCCCAAGGATCAGGCGCTGCCCCGCCTGCGGCAGGTCAAGGACGAATTGCCATTTGTCTATCAAGGCTAA
- a CDS encoding aldo/keto reductase, with protein MRFKELGKSGIKVSAIAVGSWALGGGPAWGDNDEKQSIAALHSAFDHGINLVDTAPTYGLGLSETIVGKALQGRRDKVVLATKCGLGLDKPGGTQRVNRGEYESIMSQVEESLTRLNTDYIDLYQIHWPDYLTPVDETMAALVKLKEQGKIRAIGVSNFDEALLAAAMDCGQIDCQQPQYSLLHTVNEPIMEFGAQRGVGVLSYGSLGSGVLSGKYKEKPVFPQGDARNAMYAPFFQEPMWTKITQLLDVLRQIAQAHEVPVGQVAINWSLKHPYMTAALVGVRTPEQAAQNAAAGDWELTDEEFDTINAAHAKIFGGGLLGKRATWPGVRRKKFKRD; from the coding sequence ATGCGTTTTAAGGAACTGGGGAAATCGGGGATCAAGGTATCGGCTATCGCGGTGGGCAGCTGGGCGCTTGGGGGCGGCCCTGCCTGGGGCGATAACGACGAAAAGCAATCCATCGCGGCGCTGCACAGCGCGTTTGACCACGGCATCAACCTGGTGGATACGGCGCCGACCTACGGCCTGGGCTTAAGCGAGACCATCGTGGGCAAGGCCTTGCAGGGACGGCGGGATAAAGTGGTTCTGGCGACCAAATGCGGCCTGGGGCTGGACAAGCCGGGCGGCACCCAGCGGGTGAACCGCGGGGAATATGAGAGCATCATGAGCCAGGTAGAGGAATCGCTTACCCGGCTGAATACGGATTATATCGACCTGTATCAGATCCACTGGCCGGATTATCTGACCCCTGTCGATGAGACCATGGCGGCGCTGGTGAAGCTAAAAGAGCAGGGCAAGATCCGCGCCATCGGCGTATCGAATTTTGACGAGGCACTGCTGGCCGCGGCGATGGACTGTGGGCAGATCGATTGCCAGCAGCCCCAGTATTCGCTGCTGCATACGGTGAACGAGCCGATCATGGAATTCGGCGCACAGCGCGGGGTGGGCGTGCTCAGCTACGGCTCCTTAGGCAGCGGCGTGCTCAGCGGCAAGTATAAGGAGAAGCCTGTATTCCCGCAGGGCGATGCGCGCAACGCCATGTATGCGCCCTTCTTCCAGGAGCCCATGTGGACCAAGATCACGCAGCTGCTGGATGTGCTGCGCCAGATCGCGCAGGCGCATGAGGTGCCGGTGGGGCAGGTGGCCATCAACTGGAGCCTGAAGCACCCCTATATGACGGCGGCCCTGGTGGGCGTGCGTACGCCCGAGCAGGCGGCGCAAAACGCCGCTGCCGGCGACTGGGAACTGACGGATGAAGAGTTTGATACGATCAACGCCGCGCATGCCAAGATCTTTGGCGGCGGGCTGCTGGGCAAGCGGGCGACTTGGCCCGGCGTGCGGCGCAAGAAATTTAAGCGGGACTAA
- a CDS encoding aldo-keto reductase family protein has product MRKFPRTQIGGLSVSRMIIGSNWFCGYSHTSKAQDDYIKEHIHNREAMAKILEVFFRAGVDTFMANMTDEVVRDAVHMAQDATGVGCNMISSLHFTITPETPAKGFDLGEVERILDEQAALGVKICQPHQVVTDAMADKCTREIRQMAPVMRMCRERGLIPALSTHMPETIQFADESGLDVESYIQIYNSMGFLMQVEVDTVHAGILAAKKPVMTIKPMAAGQLRPFQALHFVWSTLRPCDMVTVGCMSPQEAQECIDLSLEILDKLGQ; this is encoded by the coding sequence ATGCGTAAGTTTCCAAGAACGCAGATCGGCGGGTTGTCGGTATCCAGGATGATTATCGGATCCAACTGGTTTTGTGGGTACAGCCACACGTCAAAAGCGCAGGACGACTATATTAAAGAGCATATCCACAACCGCGAGGCCATGGCGAAGATTTTGGAGGTCTTTTTCCGCGCGGGGGTAGACACTTTTATGGCGAACATGACCGATGAGGTGGTGCGGGACGCGGTGCATATGGCCCAGGATGCTACCGGCGTAGGGTGCAATATGATCTCCTCGCTGCACTTTACCATCACGCCCGAGACTCCGGCAAAAGGCTTTGATCTAGGCGAGGTAGAACGGATATTGGATGAACAGGCTGCGCTGGGGGTAAAGATCTGCCAGCCGCACCAGGTGGTGACCGATGCCATGGCGGATAAATGCACCCGGGAGATTCGGCAGATGGCGCCGGTAATGCGCATGTGCCGGGAGCGGGGGCTGATCCCCGCGCTTTCAACCCACATGCCCGAGACGATCCAGTTTGCGGATGAATCGGGACTGGATGTGGAGAGCTATATCCAAATCTATAATTCCATGGGCTTTTTGATGCAGGTGGAAGTGGATACCGTGCATGCCGGCATACTGGCGGCAAAAAAGCCGGTGATGACCATCAAGCCCATGGCGGCGGGACAGCTGCGGCCCTTCCAGGCGTTGCATTTTGTTTGGAGCACGCTGCGCCCCTGCGATATGGTCACGGTGGGTTGTATGTCCCCCCAAGAGGCGCAGGAGTGCATCGACCTTTCGCTGGAGATATTAGATAAGCTGGGACAGTAG
- a CDS encoding L-cysteine desulfidase family protein translates to MKRTDQRYREYVEILNRELVPAMGCTEPITIAYAAAKARETLGAVPQRVKVEASGNIIKNVKSVVVPNTNHLKGIEAAAAAGIIAGDAGRVLEVLSNVSEAQKAAIADYLALNVIEVCRAQSDYVFDITVTVWAGADEARVRIVHYHTNIVLIEKNGEKLMDQMLDCYRAPAQEKAEQPEDCLNIEEIIDFANSLAVEDVQPVLQRQAQYNMAIAEEGLRGNYGANIGRVLLKTYGERVSNRAKAKAAAASDARMSGCELPVVINSGSGNQGITASIPVIEYARELGVGKDKMYRALALSNLVAIHQKRCIGTLSAYCGAVSAGGAAGAGIAYLHGGGLKEIAHTLVNCLAITSGIVCDGAKSSCAAKIAVAIDAAILGYAMYEDGQQFRAGEGIIKKGVEATISSVGRLGKVGMRETDNEIIRIMINAEEEK, encoded by the coding sequence ATGAAGCGCACTGACCAGCGTTACCGCGAATATGTGGAGATATTGAACCGGGAACTGGTGCCGGCCATGGGCTGCACGGAACCCATCACCATTGCTTATGCAGCCGCAAAGGCGCGTGAGACCCTGGGCGCTGTGCCCCAGCGGGTAAAGGTAGAGGCCAGCGGCAACATCATTAAAAATGTAAAAAGCGTGGTAGTGCCCAATACCAATCACCTAAAGGGTATTGAGGCCGCCGCTGCCGCGGGCATTATCGCAGGAGATGCCGGCCGGGTGCTGGAGGTGCTCAGCAACGTAAGTGAAGCGCAAAAGGCTGCGATAGCGGATTATTTGGCCTTAAATGTGATAGAGGTATGCCGCGCGCAGTCGGACTATGTCTTTGACATTACCGTCACGGTTTGGGCCGGTGCGGATGAGGCGCGCGTGCGCATCGTCCATTATCATACCAATATCGTGTTGATCGAAAAAAACGGTGAAAAGCTGATGGATCAGATGCTGGATTGCTACCGTGCGCCTGCGCAGGAAAAAGCGGAGCAGCCGGAGGATTGCCTGAATATCGAGGAGATCATCGATTTTGCCAACAGCTTGGCCGTCGAGGATGTTCAGCCGGTTTTGCAGCGGCAGGCACAATACAATATGGCCATTGCCGAGGAGGGGCTGCGGGGCAACTATGGCGCCAATATTGGCCGAGTGCTGCTCAAGACCTATGGGGAGCGCGTAAGCAACCGGGCCAAGGCCAAGGCGGCGGCCGCGTCCGATGCCCGTATGAGCGGATGCGAGTTGCCGGTGGTGATCAATTCCGGCAGCGGCAACCAGGGCATCACCGCCTCGATCCCGGTGATCGAATACGCCCGGGAGCTGGGCGTGGGCAAGGATAAGATGTACCGCGCCCTGGCCCTTTCAAACCTGGTGGCGATCCACCAAAAACGGTGCATCGGCACGCTTTCGGCCTATTGTGGTGCGGTCAGCGCCGGCGGGGCGGCGGGCGCAGGCATCGCCTATCTCCATGGCGGCGGGCTAAAGGAGATCGCACATACCCTGGTCAATTGTCTGGCGATCACCTCGGGCATCGTATGCGATGGGGCAAAGTCCTCCTGTGCGGCCAAGATCGCTGTGGCCATTGACGCGGCGATTTTAGGTTATGCGATGTATGAGGATGGCCAGCAATTCCGCGCGGGCGAGGGGATCATCAAAAAGGGTGTGGAAGCCACCATCTCCAGCGTGGGGCGCTTGGGCAAAGTCGGCATGCGGGAGACCGATAACGAGATCATCCGGATCATGATCAACGCGGAGGAAGAAAAGTAA
- a CDS encoding 3D domain-containing protein translates to MNNQAMASVLLGAMMILRIGQPADAVPSEVTQPRTTQVQTLTGEAKPVPENLIKWTMQTQEEQEKERCQWITDPAAQVRELKLADSKLQAEKEAQEREAAQKAAEEEAARKAEQERKEQEAAAKKAAQKKAAAKSQSASAVQASGGSIEVGGRSYRVVSSTKAKITAYTHTGNRTASGAWPSAGMVAVPKKALRSNLPFGTKIYIEGYGIVTVSDTGDSRMENYGGLWLDIFMDSESACRQWGVANRTVYVLA, encoded by the coding sequence GTGAATAATCAAGCGATGGCTTCCGTCTTGCTGGGGGCGATGATGATCCTAAGGATCGGCCAGCCGGCGGACGCAGTTCCGTCTGAGGTAACGCAGCCGCGTACGACGCAGGTGCAGACCCTGACGGGGGAAGCCAAACCGGTCCCGGAGAATTTGATCAAGTGGACCATGCAGACGCAAGAAGAACAGGAAAAAGAGCGTTGCCAATGGATTACGGATCCCGCGGCGCAGGTGCGCGAGTTGAAATTGGCTGACAGCAAGCTCCAGGCAGAAAAAGAAGCCCAGGAGCGCGAGGCGGCCCAAAAGGCTGCAGAGGAAGAGGCGGCGCGCAAGGCTGAGCAGGAACGTAAAGAACAGGAAGCAGCTGCGAAAAAGGCAGCGCAAAAAAAGGCGGCGGCCAAGAGCCAGAGCGCCAGCGCTGTACAGGCCAGCGGCGGCAGCATTGAGGTAGGCGGCAGGAGTTACCGGGTGGTTTCCAGCACGAAGGCGAAGATCACCGCCTATACCCATACGGGCAACCGCACGGCATCGGGCGCCTGGCCCAGCGCGGGTATGGTAGCGGTGCCTAAAAAGGCATTGCGCAGCAACCTGCCTTTTGGAACAAAGATCTATATCGAAGGATACGGCATTGTAACGGTGAGCGATACGGGCGACAGCCGGATGGAGAATTACGGCGGCCTGTGGCTGGATATTTTTATGGACAGTGAATCGGCCTGCCGCCAATGGGGCGTGGCCAACCGTACCGTATATGTTTTAGCATAA
- the rfbA gene encoding glucose-1-phosphate thymidylyltransferase RfbA: MKGIILAGGAGTRLYPITQAVSKQILPIYDKPMIYYPLSALMLAGIREILVISTPRDIATFQELLGDGHQWGLAFSYAVQTAPRGLADAFLVGEQFIAGERVALVLGDNIFYGHGFSGALKNAAERQQGATIFGYHVSDPRDFGVVEFDKDFHVVSLEEKPEKPKSNYAVPGLYFYDEQIVDIAKSIKPSPRGELEITSVNNEYLRRGQLNVELFSRGMAWLDTGTHRGLLQAANFVEVIQTRQGQYVSCIEEIAYRRGFIDREQLQRLAQPLCKTEYGQYLLGIAKEAL, encoded by the coding sequence ATGAAAGGGATTATCTTGGCAGGTGGCGCGGGCACGCGCCTGTACCCGATCACCCAGGCGGTGTCCAAGCAGATTCTGCCGATCTATGATAAGCCGATGATCTATTACCCCCTCTCGGCATTGATGCTGGCGGGGATTCGTGAGATCCTGGTGATCTCTACGCCCCGGGATATCGCCACTTTTCAGGAGCTGCTGGGAGACGGGCATCAGTGGGGCCTGGCGTTTTCCTATGCGGTGCAAACGGCGCCCCGCGGCCTTGCCGACGCGTTTTTAGTCGGCGAGCAGTTTATCGCCGGCGAGCGGGTGGCGCTGGTGCTGGGCGATAACATTTTTTACGGACACGGCTTTAGCGGCGCGCTGAAAAACGCGGCCGAGCGCCAGCAGGGGGCCACGATTTTCGGCTACCATGTCAGCGATCCGCGGGATTTCGGCGTGGTGGAGTTTGATAAGGACTTCCACGTGGTATCGCTAGAGGAAAAACCGGAGAAACCCAAGAGCAATTATGCCGTGCCCGGCCTGTATTTTTACGATGAGCAGATCGTGGACATCGCCAAGTCCATCAAACCCTCTCCGCGGGGAGAGCTGGAGATCACCTCTGTCAACAACGAATATCTGCGCCGAGGGCAGTTGAATGTGGAGTTATTCTCCAGGGGGATGGCCTGGCTGGATACCGGCACCCACCGGGGGCTGTTGCAGGCTGCAAATTTTGTGGAGGTCATCCAGACCCGGCAGGGGCAATATGTTTCTTGCATTGAGGAGATCGCCTACCGCCGCGGCTTTATCGACCGGGAGCAGCTGCAGCGCCTGGCCCAGCCGCTTTGCAAGACGGAATACGGCCAGTACCTTTTGGGGATTGCAAAGGAGGCGCTGTAG
- a CDS encoding cold-shock protein, whose protein sequence is MNHGTVKWFNAEKGYGFISMENGEDVFVHFSAIQTDGYKTLNEGQHVTFDTESGNRGLQAVNVIPE, encoded by the coding sequence ATGAATCACGGAACGGTAAAATGGTTTAACGCAGAAAAAGGTTATGGCTTTATCTCGATGGAAAACGGCGAGGATGTGTTCGTACACTTCTCCGCGATCCAGACGGATGGTTATAAGACCCTGAACGAGGGCCAGCACGTAACGTTTGATACCGAAAGCGGCAACCGCGGCCTGCAGGCGGTCAACGTTATCCCCGAGTAA
- a CDS encoding energy-coupling factor transporter transmembrane component T family protein, whose protein sequence is MGGFLDYIPGDTFLHRLNPVTKLVLAFLLCAACFCAGSIPFVLGVIALNLLLAASAGALPRALRLLLALAKLALMFFVIQLLFVQEGRALVNLPLGLMITDKGLAFSTLLALRLIGATLPLALMLSVTQMSDLTGALVQQLHIPYRYAFALMTAIRFIPTFNREMKDIMEAQTARGVAFDTKNFFKKVGLILPLCVPLLVSSVGRINQGAIAVELKGFNRRSRTSGYKRYAFRLWDAAAAGSAAALVVLAAVL, encoded by the coding sequence ATGGGCGGATTTTTGGATTATATTCCGGGTGATACCTTTTTACACAGGCTGAACCCCGTCACCAAACTGGTGCTGGCGTTCTTGCTGTGCGCGGCCTGTTTCTGCGCAGGCAGCATCCCCTTTGTGTTGGGGGTGATCGCCCTGAATCTTTTACTGGCCGCCAGCGCTGGCGCACTGCCGCGTGCCCTGCGGCTGTTACTGGCATTGGCAAAACTGGCTTTGATGTTTTTTGTGATCCAGCTGCTTTTTGTGCAGGAGGGAAGGGCGCTGGTGAACCTGCCGCTGGGCCTGATGATCACGGACAAAGGATTGGCCTTTTCTACCCTGCTGGCCCTGCGTCTGATCGGCGCGACGCTGCCGCTGGCGCTGATGCTCTCGGTCACCCAGATGAGCGATTTGACCGGAGCGCTGGTACAGCAGCTGCACATTCCCTATCGCTATGCCTTTGCGCTGATGACGGCGATCCGCTTTATCCCCACCTTTAACCGGGAGATGAAGGATATTATGGAGGCGCAGACGGCGCGGGGCGTGGCCTTTGACACTAAAAACTTCTTCAAAAAGGTCGGGTTGATCCTTCCGCTGTGCGTGCCGCTGCTGGTCAGTTCAGTCGGGCGGATCAACCAGGGGGCCATTGCAGTGGAGCTAAAGGGCTTTAACCGCCGCAGCCGAACCAGTGGATATAAGCGTTATGCTTTCCGGCTGTGGGATGCAGCGGCTGCCGGCAGCGCGGCCGCACTGGTGGTATTGGCCGCCGTGCTGTAA
- a CDS encoding energy-coupling factor ABC transporter ATP-binding protein — translation MIRFENVSFRYPGGAQVKALNFELNKGDFAVLVGANGAGKSTVSKLCNGLLKPQEGHVFVKGQDTRSVPTSTLAKDVGFLFQNPDRQICQPTVEKEIGFGLQFAISDEAARAARCRAVLDAFGFEGDRVPFSMSRGERQRIALASVIAARPDILILDEPTTGLNYQECVRIMSLLCELNAGGTTILMITHDMELVQDYAQRVLVLCEGELIGDGPVHTVMRDEALLARAALLPAQIPGLALRLGQGFEQINTVQEMAAELERRCS, via the coding sequence ATGATCCGGTTTGAAAACGTATCCTTTCGCTATCCGGGCGGCGCGCAGGTCAAGGCGCTGAACTTTGAACTGAACAAAGGCGACTTTGCCGTATTGGTCGGGGCCAACGGCGCCGGTAAATCGACGGTAAGCAAGCTGTGCAACGGTCTGCTCAAGCCCCAGGAGGGGCATGTCTTTGTGAAAGGGCAGGATACGCGCAGCGTCCCCACCAGCACGCTGGCAAAGGACGTAGGTTTTCTGTTTCAGAATCCGGACCGGCAGATCTGCCAGCCGACGGTGGAAAAGGAGATCGGCTTTGGTTTGCAGTTTGCGATAAGCGATGAGGCTGCCCGCGCGGCCCGCTGCCGGGCAGTGCTGGATGCTTTTGGCTTTGAGGGCGATAGGGTGCCCTTCTCCATGAGCCGGGGAGAACGCCAGCGCATTGCCCTGGCCTCCGTGATCGCCGCCCGCCCGGATATCCTGATCCTGGACGAACCCACAACGGGGCTGAATTATCAGGAGTGCGTCAGGATCATGTCGCTGCTGTGCGAGCTTAACGCTGGCGGGACTACGATTTTAATGATCACCCACGATATGGAGCTGGTGCAGGACTACGCACAGCGGGTCCTGGTGCTTTGCGAGGGTGAGCTGATCGGCGACGGGCCGGTGCACACGGTCATGCGGGATGAGGCGCTGCTGGCCCGCGCGGCCCTGCTGCCAGCACAGATACCGGGGCTGGCGCTGCGCCTGGGCCAGGGCTTTGAGCAGATCAATACCGTGCAGGAGATGGCGGCGGAACTGGAAAGGCGGTGTAGCTAA